A single window of Camelus ferus isolate YT-003-E chromosome 7, BCGSAC_Cfer_1.0, whole genome shotgun sequence DNA harbors:
- the MEST gene encoding mesoderm-specific transcript homolog protein isoform X1, which yields MVRRDRLRRMREWWVQVGLLAVPLLAAYLHIPPPQLSPALHSWKSSGKFFTYKGLRIFYQDSVGVVGSPEIVVLLHGFPTSSYDWYKIWEGLTLRFHRVIALDFLGFGFSDKPRPHHYSIFEQASIVEALLRHLGLQNRRINLLSHDYGDIVAQELLYRFKQNRSGRLTIKSLCLSNGGIFPETHRPLLLQKLLKDGGMLSPILTRLMNFFVFSRGLTPVFGPYTRPSESELWDMWAGIRNNDGNLVIDSLLQYINQRKKFRRRWVGALASVTIPIHFIYGPLDPVNPYPEFLELYRKTLPRSTVSILDDHISHYPQLEDPMGFLNAYMGFINSF from the exons ATGGTGCGCCGAGATCGCCTCCGCAG GATGAGGGAGTGGTGGGTCCAGGTGGGGCTGCTGGCCGTACCCCTGCTTGCAGCCTATCTGCACATCCCGCCCCCCCAGCTTTCCCCTGCTCTTCACTCATGGAAGTCGTCAGGCAAGTTTTTTACCTACAAGGGACTGCGCATCTTCTACCAAG aCTCTGTGGGTGTGGTTGGAAGTCCAGAGATAGTCGTGCTTTTACATGGCTTTCCAACATCCAGCTATGATTGGTACAAG ATTTGGGAAGGTCTAACCCTGAGATTTCATCGAGTGATTGCCCTTGACTTCCTAGGCTTTGGCTTCAGTGACAAACCG AGGCCGCATCACTACTCCATATTCGAGCAGGCCAGCATCGTGGAGGCGCTTTTGCGGCATCTGGGGCTCCAGAACCGCAGGATCAACTTGTTGTCTCATGACTACGGGGATATCGTGGCTCAGGAGTTGCTCTACAG GTTCAAGCAGAATCGATCTGGTCGACTTACCATCAAGAGCCTCTGTCTGTCAAATGGAG GTATATTTCCTGAGACTCACCGTCCTCTCCTTCTCCAAAAG CTTCTCAAAGATGGAGGCATGCTGTCACCCATCCTCACGCGGCTGATGAACTTCTTCGTGTTCTCTAGAGG TCTCACCCCAGTCTTTGGGCCATACACCCGACCCTCTGAGAGTGAGCTGTGGGACATGTGGGCAGGGATACGCAACAATGACGGCAACTTGGTTATCGACAG TCTGTTGCAGTACATCAATCAGAGGAAGAAGTTTAGACGACGCTGGGTGGGAGCTCTGGCCTCTGTAACTATTCCCA TTCATTTTATCTATGGGCCATTGGATCCGGTGAATCCCTATCCGGAGTTTTTGGAGCTGTACAG GAAAACGCTGCCGCGGTCCACAGTGTCGATTCTGGATGACCACATTAGCCACTATCCACAGCTAGAGGATCCCATGGGCTTCTTGAATGCATATATGGGCTTCATCAACTCCTTCTGA
- the MEST gene encoding mesoderm-specific transcript homolog protein isoform X2 produces the protein MRMREWWVQVGLLAVPLLAAYLHIPPPQLSPALHSWKSSGKFFTYKGLRIFYQDSVGVVGSPEIVVLLHGFPTSSYDWYKIWEGLTLRFHRVIALDFLGFGFSDKPRPHHYSIFEQASIVEALLRHLGLQNRRINLLSHDYGDIVAQELLYRFKQNRSGRLTIKSLCLSNGGIFPETHRPLLLQKLLKDGGMLSPILTRLMNFFVFSRGLTPVFGPYTRPSESELWDMWAGIRNNDGNLVIDSLLQYINQRKKFRRRWVGALASVTIPIHFIYGPLDPVNPYPEFLELYRKTLPRSTVSILDDHISHYPQLEDPMGFLNAYMGFINSF, from the exons GATGAGGGAGTGGTGGGTCCAGGTGGGGCTGCTGGCCGTACCCCTGCTTGCAGCCTATCTGCACATCCCGCCCCCCCAGCTTTCCCCTGCTCTTCACTCATGGAAGTCGTCAGGCAAGTTTTTTACCTACAAGGGACTGCGCATCTTCTACCAAG aCTCTGTGGGTGTGGTTGGAAGTCCAGAGATAGTCGTGCTTTTACATGGCTTTCCAACATCCAGCTATGATTGGTACAAG ATTTGGGAAGGTCTAACCCTGAGATTTCATCGAGTGATTGCCCTTGACTTCCTAGGCTTTGGCTTCAGTGACAAACCG AGGCCGCATCACTACTCCATATTCGAGCAGGCCAGCATCGTGGAGGCGCTTTTGCGGCATCTGGGGCTCCAGAACCGCAGGATCAACTTGTTGTCTCATGACTACGGGGATATCGTGGCTCAGGAGTTGCTCTACAG GTTCAAGCAGAATCGATCTGGTCGACTTACCATCAAGAGCCTCTGTCTGTCAAATGGAG GTATATTTCCTGAGACTCACCGTCCTCTCCTTCTCCAAAAG CTTCTCAAAGATGGAGGCATGCTGTCACCCATCCTCACGCGGCTGATGAACTTCTTCGTGTTCTCTAGAGG TCTCACCCCAGTCTTTGGGCCATACACCCGACCCTCTGAGAGTGAGCTGTGGGACATGTGGGCAGGGATACGCAACAATGACGGCAACTTGGTTATCGACAG TCTGTTGCAGTACATCAATCAGAGGAAGAAGTTTAGACGACGCTGGGTGGGAGCTCTGGCCTCTGTAACTATTCCCA TTCATTTTATCTATGGGCCATTGGATCCGGTGAATCCCTATCCGGAGTTTTTGGAGCTGTACAG GAAAACGCTGCCGCGGTCCACAGTGTCGATTCTGGATGACCACATTAGCCACTATCCACAGCTAGAGGATCCCATGGGCTTCTTGAATGCATATATGGGCTTCATCAACTCCTTCTGA